The following are from one region of the Magallana gigas chromosome 4, xbMagGiga1.1, whole genome shotgun sequence genome:
- the LOC105333878 gene encoding BTB/POZ domain-containing protein 6-B isoform X1 → MLLKCNVTDKNQSSAKIKVHLVAATVGSSIYLILPTGLYSDFEEYFTFVDEALRSSNNETTLCILGMAASIIDDWQSCRNLQFCNRHMWTNQVACDIDFLVGEDKERVPAHKYILISRSCVFFTMFCGPLAETQREITLPDIEPPVFKALLEFLYTDSVDLQPDIVLPLLYAAKKYSIQALVKQCIQYLELDQTTENICAILEQSHLYDEHELQRKCMGYICRNTKEVLISEDFLSLSSQCLEVILSSDELQIDEKSVLDATLKWANARCKEKNLEVNAENQRRVLGNIIYLVRFPLLGDQYFTEVVADMDILTDSEKVELFKYFFKKDRSKKCKFSPINRYSGLDSPTSMTTSFHSDVNDSRPIQTCIRYGAVYEDGSWYCGGEPDAISFTCNEKISLHGLLVYGSYIGEGVYDVTCSLYDTMDIEKVTRKTRLKTSESQHTYPILLETPVDIGPKKKYSLVVKLLSSDGLDTYQGKNGQSTVTCSGVRFSFSKSKFSRNGTDVKIGQIPGILFTTCRQDSSDEFDST, encoded by the exons ATGCTGTTAAAGTGCAATGTCACAgacaaaaatcaaagttcagccaaaatcaaagttcaccTTGTGGCTGCTACAGTTGGCTCTTCcatatatttaattttgccCACAGGATTATACAGTGATTTTGAGGAATATTTCACATTTGTGGACGAGGCATTAAGAAGTTCAAacaat gaaACCACCCTCTGTATATTAGGTATGGCAGCCTCCATCATTGACGATTGGCAGTCCTGTAGAAACCTTCAGTTTTGTAACCGCCACATGTGGACCAATCAGGTGGCCTGTGACATTGACTTCTTGGTAGGAGAAGACAAAGAAAGAGTTCCTGCACATAAATATATCCTCATCAGCAGAAGTTGTGTCTTCTTCACTATGTTCTGTGGACCGCTGGCTGAAacacaaagggaaataactctacCAGATATCGAACCACCAGTGTTCAAGGCATTGTTGGA ATTTCTGTATACAGACAGTGTTGACCTGCAACCAGACATAGTGCTGCCATTGTTGTATGCTGCTAAGAAATACTCTATCCAGGCATTAGTCAAACAGTGCATTCAGTACCTGGAGCTGGACCAGACCACCGAGAACATCTGTGCCATTTTAGAACAGTCACATCTGTACGATGAACATGAACTCCAACGTAAGTGCATGGGCTACATCTGTCGCAACACAAAGGAGGTGCTGATATCTGAAGATTTCCTCAGCTTGTCGTCACAGTGTCTGGAGGTGATATTGTCCAGCGATGAACTGCAGATCGACGAGAAGTCGGTACTTGATGCGACGTTGAAGTGGGCCAATGCTAGATGTAAGGAGAAAAATCTGGAAGTAAATGCAGAGAACCAGAGGAGAGTGTTGggaaacattatttatttggtCAGGTTTCCGTTACTAGGGGACCAATACTTCACAGAGGTTGTGGCAGACATGGATATCCTGACAGATTCAGAAAAAGTTGAACTCTTCAAATACTTCTTTAAGAAGGACAGAAGTAAAAAGTGCAAGTTCAGCCCAATTAATCGCTACTCAGGTTTAGACTCGCCTACTTCCATGACCACTTCTTTCCACTCAGACGTCAATGATAGTCGGCCGATTCAGACCTGCATCCGATACGGAGCGGTTTACGAGGATGGCTCGTGGTATTGCGGGGGAGAGCCAGACGCCATCTCTTTCACCTGCAATGAGAAGATTTCTCTTCATGGTCTCCTGGTGTATGGTTCTTATATCGGTGAAGGAGTATATGATGTGACGTGCTCGCTGTATGATACCATGGATATAGAAAAGGTGACCAGGAAAACAAGACTGAAAACCAGCGAGAGTCAACACACCTATCCCATCCTCCTGGAAACTCCAGTCGACATCGGACCAAAAAAGAAGTACAGCTTAGTGGTGAAACTTTTAAGCTCCGACGGACTGGACACTTACCAAGGGAAGAACGGACAGAGCACAGTTACCTGCTCAGGTGTTCGCTTTAGTTTTAGCAAGTCCAAATTCAGTCGAAATGGAACTGATGTGAAGATTGGACAAATTCCTGGCATCTTGTTTACCACTTGTAGACAAGACTCTTCCGATGAATTTGATTCAACATGA
- the LOC105333878 gene encoding BTB/POZ domain-containing protein 6 isoform X2 — MAASIIDDWQSCRNLQFCNRHMWTNQVACDIDFLVGEDKERVPAHKYILISRSCVFFTMFCGPLAETQREITLPDIEPPVFKALLEFLYTDSVDLQPDIVLPLLYAAKKYSIQALVKQCIQYLELDQTTENICAILEQSHLYDEHELQRKCMGYICRNTKEVLISEDFLSLSSQCLEVILSSDELQIDEKSVLDATLKWANARCKEKNLEVNAENQRRVLGNIIYLVRFPLLGDQYFTEVVADMDILTDSEKVELFKYFFKKDRSKKCKFSPINRYSGLDSPTSMTTSFHSDVNDSRPIQTCIRYGAVYEDGSWYCGGEPDAISFTCNEKISLHGLLVYGSYIGEGVYDVTCSLYDTMDIEKVTRKTRLKTSESQHTYPILLETPVDIGPKKKYSLVVKLLSSDGLDTYQGKNGQSTVTCSGVRFSFSKSKFSRNGTDVKIGQIPGILFTTCRQDSSDEFDST; from the exons ATGGCAGCCTCCATCATTGACGATTGGCAGTCCTGTAGAAACCTTCAGTTTTGTAACCGCCACATGTGGACCAATCAGGTGGCCTGTGACATTGACTTCTTGGTAGGAGAAGACAAAGAAAGAGTTCCTGCACATAAATATATCCTCATCAGCAGAAGTTGTGTCTTCTTCACTATGTTCTGTGGACCGCTGGCTGAAacacaaagggaaataactctacCAGATATCGAACCACCAGTGTTCAAGGCATTGTTGGA ATTTCTGTATACAGACAGTGTTGACCTGCAACCAGACATAGTGCTGCCATTGTTGTATGCTGCTAAGAAATACTCTATCCAGGCATTAGTCAAACAGTGCATTCAGTACCTGGAGCTGGACCAGACCACCGAGAACATCTGTGCCATTTTAGAACAGTCACATCTGTACGATGAACATGAACTCCAACGTAAGTGCATGGGCTACATCTGTCGCAACACAAAGGAGGTGCTGATATCTGAAGATTTCCTCAGCTTGTCGTCACAGTGTCTGGAGGTGATATTGTCCAGCGATGAACTGCAGATCGACGAGAAGTCGGTACTTGATGCGACGTTGAAGTGGGCCAATGCTAGATGTAAGGAGAAAAATCTGGAAGTAAATGCAGAGAACCAGAGGAGAGTGTTGggaaacattatttatttggtCAGGTTTCCGTTACTAGGGGACCAATACTTCACAGAGGTTGTGGCAGACATGGATATCCTGACAGATTCAGAAAAAGTTGAACTCTTCAAATACTTCTTTAAGAAGGACAGAAGTAAAAAGTGCAAGTTCAGCCCAATTAATCGCTACTCAGGTTTAGACTCGCCTACTTCCATGACCACTTCTTTCCACTCAGACGTCAATGATAGTCGGCCGATTCAGACCTGCATCCGATACGGAGCGGTTTACGAGGATGGCTCGTGGTATTGCGGGGGAGAGCCAGACGCCATCTCTTTCACCTGCAATGAGAAGATTTCTCTTCATGGTCTCCTGGTGTATGGTTCTTATATCGGTGAAGGAGTATATGATGTGACGTGCTCGCTGTATGATACCATGGATATAGAAAAGGTGACCAGGAAAACAAGACTGAAAACCAGCGAGAGTCAACACACCTATCCCATCCTCCTGGAAACTCCAGTCGACATCGGACCAAAAAAGAAGTACAGCTTAGTGGTGAAACTTTTAAGCTCCGACGGACTGGACACTTACCAAGGGAAGAACGGACAGAGCACAGTTACCTGCTCAGGTGTTCGCTTTAGTTTTAGCAAGTCCAAATTCAGTCGAAATGGAACTGATGTGAAGATTGGACAAATTCCTGGCATCTTGTTTACCACTTGTAGACAAGACTCTTCCGATGAATTTGATTCAACATGA
- the LOC105333876 gene encoding alanine aminotransferase 2, with protein sequence MADKVLTMDSINPNIVKMEYAVRGPIVARATELEKELANGANKPFTSVMKANIGDCHATGQTPITFIRQVLSVCAYPEMLETCNFPQDVKDRAKRLLGGCKGGSIGSYSASPGIDVIREDIAKYISERDGIPSKPEDIMLCTGASDGIKTILAMLMTGKLGKERAGILIPVPQYPLYSATLTEFNAYPIPYYLDEENHWGLDVKELKRALNEAKSNCVPRAICVINPGNPTGQVLTRQNIEDVIKFAKQEKLMVLADEVYQHNIWGEGCKFFSFKKVLSEMGPDYNTMELASFMSASKGFMGECGSRGGYAEIVNLLPDVKACLMKSISAKLCPPIVGQIVMDCITNPPKPGDPSYELFKKEKDNVLALLKKKAGMVTSLFNSIEGIKCNEVQGAMYAFPQIFLPQGAVEEAKKRNQTPDAFYCFQLLETTGICVVPGSGFRQKEGTFHFRITILPKIEEMTDALERFKEFHLAFLARFKN encoded by the coding sequence ATGGCAGACAAAGTTCTTACGATGGATTCTATTAATccaaatattgtgaaaatggAATATGCTGTTAGAGGCCCTATAGTTGCCAGGGCCACTGAGCTAGAGAAAGAGCTTGCAAATGGTGCCAACAAACCGTTTACATCAGTGATGAAAGCCAATATTGGAGACTGTCATGCTACAGGTCAAACTCCGATTACATTCATCCGGCAGGTCCTATCCGTGTGTGCATACCCAGAAATGTTGGAGACCTGCAATTTTCCCCAAGATGTCAAAGATAGAGCCAAAAGGCTGTTGGGAGGCTGTAAGGGAGGCAGTATTGGATCCTACTCAGCGAGCCCAGGGATTGATGTCATAAGAGAGGATATAGCTAAGTATATATCTGAAAGAGATGGAATTCCGAGCAAACCAGAGGACATAATGCTGTGCACTGGAGCCAGTGATGGgataaagacaattttagccATGTTAATGACAGGGAAGTTGGGGAAAGAGCGAGCTGGCATCCTGATTCCAGTACCCCAGTACCCACTCTATTCTGCAACCCTCACTGAGTTTAATGCATATCCCATCCCATATTATCTGGATGAGGAGAATCACTGGGGACTTGATGTTAAAGAATTAAAGCGTGCCCTCAATGAAGCTAAGTCAAACTGTGTTCCCAGAGCTATTTGTGTCATAAACCCAGGTAATCCAACAGGGCAGGTGCTCACCAGACAAAACATAGAAGATGTCATCAAGTTTGCTAAACAGGAGAAGCTGATGGTGCTAGCAGATGAGGTCTACCAACACAATATATGGGGAGAGGGATGCAAATTCTTTTCTTTCAAGAAAGTGCTTTCAGAAATGGGTCCTGATTATAACACAATGGAATTGGCATCTTTCATGTCAGCATCAAAAGGTTTCATGGGCGAATGTGGTTCAAGGGGAGGTTATGCAGAGATTGTAAATTTACTCCCAGATGTCAAAGCCTGCCTCATGAAATCCATCTCAGCTAAGCTCTGTCCACCAATTGTTGGTCAAATTGTCATGGATTGCATCACAAACCCCCCAAAACCTGGAGATCCTTCGTATGAGCTATTCAAGAAAGAAAAAGACAATGTCTTGGCTCTTTTGAAGAAAAAGGCAGGAATGGTGACTAGTCTCTTTAACTCGATTGAAGGCATCAAATGCAATGAAGTTCAGGGTGCTATGTATGCTTTCCCACAAATTTTCTTACCTCAAGGTGCAGTGGAAGAGGCCAAGAAGAGGAACCAGACTCCCGATGCTTTCTACTGCTTCCAGTTGTTGGAAACAACGGGGATCTGTGTGGTGCCAGGGAGTGGGTTCAGACAGAAGGAGGGGACATTCCATTTCCGGATAACAATTCTTCCCAAGATCGAGGAAATGACCGATGCCTTAGAGCGCTTCAAAGAATTTCACCTTGCTTTCTTAGCTCGATTCAAGAACTAG